In Aquificaceae bacterium, the following proteins share a genomic window:
- a CDS encoding UDP-glucuronic acid decarboxylase family protein — translation MRVLITGVAGFIGSHLAERFLEEGFYVIGMDNFLTGSPDNIAHLFEKKNFRFIHYNVVNYIYVEGPIDLVVHLACPASPVDYMNHPIHTMKVDSLGTLNTLGFAKLKGSRYVFASSSEVYGSAQVHPQPEDYWGYVNPVGPRSVYDEAKRFSEALCMAYHREHGLDVRIARIFNTYGPRMRRKDGRVIPTFIEKALSGEPLPIYGDGSQTRSFCYIDDLVEGLFRLSVREGLAGTVVNLGNPEEVSILELAKRVIELSGSSSKIEFLPPRDDDPPRRCPDISRAKKLLEWFPKVSLEEGLKATLRWFKGL, via the coding sequence ATGAGGGTTTTGATAACCGGTGTGGCAGGCTTTATAGGCTCACACCTTGCGGAAAGGTTCTTAGAAGAAGGCTTTTACGTTATAGGCATGGACAACTTCCTTACAGGCAGTCCAGACAACATAGCCCACCTTTTTGAGAAGAAAAACTTTCGCTTTATACACTACAACGTGGTTAACTACATATACGTAGAGGGTCCAATAGACCTCGTAGTTCATTTAGCCTGTCCTGCCTCTCCTGTAGACTATATGAACCATCCCATACACACCATGAAGGTGGACTCCCTTGGCACTCTCAACACTTTGGGTTTTGCCAAGCTAAAGGGTTCAAGGTATGTCTTTGCCTCCTCTTCTGAAGTCTACGGTTCTGCACAGGTCCATCCTCAACCAGAAGACTACTGGGGATATGTAAATCCAGTGGGTCCAAGGAGCGTTTACGATGAGGCTAAGAGGTTTTCTGAAGCGTTGTGTATGGCTTATCACAGAGAGCATGGACTTGATGTGAGGATTGCAAGGATATTTAACACCTACGGTCCACGCATGAGAAGAAAGGATGGGAGGGTAATACCCACCTTTATAGAGAAAGCCCTAAGTGGAGAACCACTACCCATATACGGGGATGGCTCACAGACAAGGAGCTTTTGCTACATAGATGACCTTGTAGAAGGACTTTTTAGACTATCTGTTAGAGAAGGTCTTGCTGGCACGGTGGTAAATTTGGGAAATCCTGAAGAGGTTTCCATATTGGAGCTTGCCAAAAGGGTTATTGAACTTTCTGGGTCTTCTTCAAAAATTGAGTTTCTTCCGCCACGAGATGATGACCCACCCAGAAGGTGTCCGGACATAAGCAGAGCAAAGAAATTGCTGGAATGGTTTCCTAAGGTATCCCTCGAAGAGGGTCTAAAGGCAACTTTGAGATGGTTCAAAGGTTTATAA
- a CDS encoding cupin domain-containing protein, translating to MKEIEDKLRALGYGGFYTWYDPPGTYYDWHTHPEDEVRYVLEGEITIGTEEGVYHLKAGDMLEVRAGTRHWARTEKGVKYICGSRRVLK from the coding sequence ATGAAAGAGATTGAAGATAAGCTAAGGGCTTTGGGCTATGGTGGTTTCTACACGTGGTATGACCCGCCGGGGACTTATTATGACTGGCATACGCATCCGGAGGATGAGGTAAGATATGTGCTGGAGGGTGAGATAACTATAGGGACTGAGGAGGGTGTGTATCATTTAAAGGCTGGGGATATGTTAGAGGTAAGGGCAGGCACAAGGCACTGGGCAAGAACCGAAAAGGGTGTGAAGTATATCTGTGGAAGTAGAAGGGTGTTAAAATAA
- a CDS encoding EAL domain-containing protein, translating to MVRNTIALARDLGIATLAEGIETEPQLRMLQGMGCDFVQGYLFAKPMNMEDMVRFLEERRNKLAGALR from the coding sequence ATAGTTAGAAATACCATAGCACTTGCAAGAGACCTTGGAATTGCAACCCTTGCGGAGGGTATAGAGACTGAGCCTCAACTTAGAATGCTTCAAGGCATGGGATGTGATTTTGTCCAAGGTTATCTCTTTGCCAAGCCGATGAATATGGAGGATATGGTAAGATTTCTTGAGGAGCGTAGAAATAAATTAGCAGGTGCCTTGAGATGA
- a CDS encoding UDP-glucose/GDP-mannose dehydrogenase family protein, which translates to MKLTVVGGGYVGLTTGVCFAHLGHEVMVVEKIPQKVELLKAGKSPIYEPGLEELMQESLRAGRLSFTTDLKEGLEFSDVIFICVGTPQRPDGSADLSQVEEVARETAKLMTSYKLLIEKSTVPVNTHQLIKKTVQRYIKSPDIPYDVASNPEFLREGSAIEDFLKPDRIVVGVESERAKKIFEELYKDFNCPIIFTDPATAELIKHASNSFLAMKISFINMVADLCEKTGADIKLVADGMGYDKRIGRDFLNAGIGYGGSCFPKDVKAFIRIAQDYGLDFGLLREVDRINQERPVKFVEKVKRVLWSVKDKKLAVWGLAFKPNTDDIREAPSIKIVDMLLREGAKLSLYDPKAMENFKLLFPEGKGISYAKDPYSAVENAEALLILTEWEEFKKADLKRVKSLMALPIIVDGRNVYEPPEVRALGFEYYPVGR; encoded by the coding sequence ATGAAGCTAACTGTAGTTGGAGGAGGATACGTAGGGCTTACAACGGGCGTGTGCTTTGCACACCTTGGGCATGAGGTTATGGTGGTGGAGAAAATCCCTCAAAAGGTGGAGCTCCTGAAGGCTGGTAAGTCTCCCATTTATGAGCCAGGGCTTGAGGAGCTTATGCAGGAATCTCTAAGGGCTGGTAGGCTGTCCTTTACCACGGACTTGAAGGAAGGGCTTGAGTTTTCTGATGTGATATTTATCTGTGTGGGGACGCCACAAAGACCTGATGGCTCTGCGGACCTTTCACAGGTGGAAGAGGTGGCAAGGGAAACCGCAAAACTTATGACCTCTTATAAGCTCCTCATAGAAAAGTCCACCGTTCCAGTAAACACACACCAGCTTATAAAAAAGACAGTGCAAAGATACATAAAAAGTCCAGATATACCCTACGATGTGGCGTCAAACCCTGAGTTCCTTAGAGAAGGCTCCGCCATAGAGGATTTTCTCAAACCTGATAGGATAGTGGTGGGAGTGGAAAGCGAAAGGGCAAAGAAGATATTTGAGGAGCTCTATAAAGACTTTAACTGTCCCATAATCTTTACAGACCCAGCTACCGCAGAACTTATAAAACACGCAAGCAATTCCTTCCTTGCTATGAAAATATCCTTTATAAACATGGTCGCAGACCTCTGCGAAAAAACTGGCGCGGACATAAAGCTGGTTGCAGACGGCATGGGCTATGACAAACGCATAGGAAGGGATTTTCTCAATGCAGGTATAGGCTATGGAGGTTCTTGCTTTCCAAAGGATGTAAAGGCTTTTATAAGGATAGCTCAAGACTACGGGCTTGACTTTGGACTTTTGAGAGAGGTAGACAGGATAAACCAAGAAAGACCTGTAAAGTTCGTAGAAAAGGTAAAGAGGGTTCTTTGGAGCGTTAAAGACAAAAAGTTGGCGGTTTGGGGGCTTGCCTTTAAACCCAACACGGATGACATAAGAGAAGCACCATCCATAAAGATAGTGGATATGCTACTAAGGGAGGGTGCAAAACTTTCCCTTTATGACCCCAAGGCTATGGAGAACTTCAAACTCCTCTTTCCGGAAGGTAAGGGCATAAGCTATGCAAAAGACCCCTACAGTGCGGTGGAAAATGCGGAAGCCCTGCTTATACTTACAGAATGGGAAGAGTTTAAAAAAGCGGACTTAAAAAGGGTAAAGAGCCTTATGGCTTTACCCATTATAGTGGATGGCAGAAACGTATACGAACCACCAGAGGTAAGGGCTTTAGGTTTTGAATACTACCCTGTGGGAAGATGA
- the argS gene encoding arginine--tRNA ligase, which produces MKGFVERAIREKIKELYSIEIESFSLEPPREESYGDYATNVAFLLSKSLRKNPQEIAQELASKLSNHLMTAEAVKGFVNIRLSEEFVREEFKGLLTKGQDYFFEPVEKPMYIQVEFVSANPTGPLHVGHGRGAVVGDVLSKLLQRLGHKVLREYYINDAGNQVYMLGLSVLHRYYELFGKEDPELREVFEREGYKGKYIKRLAKDLKAFYGEELLYLERERAIDLCKEYAHKRLLEDIKETLELLSVSFDSWFSERSLYERGLVEEVMQKLRERGYIYEKDGALWFKSSDFGDDKDRVVRKSDGSWTYFASDIAYHYQKFQRGFDKVINLWGADHHGYERRLIGALKALDVPEDWLKVEFVQMVRLISGGQEVRMSKRTGEFITLQELIEEVGKDAVRFVFLTRDSDTPLDFDIDLVKKNTTENPVFYVQYAYARIRGVFREVKERYGIDPDKENLREYLHGLSEEDLRLTKKCLYLKDTFEAVAKTFSPHLITYSLLELAKSFHYYYNHHRVMVEDRNLMLLRLALFKGVEITLRTAFELLGIEAPERM; this is translated from the coding sequence GTGAAGGGATTTGTTGAAAGGGCTATAAGGGAAAAGATAAAGGAGCTGTATTCCATAGAGATAGAGTCTTTTAGCCTTGAGCCACCAAGGGAAGAAAGCTATGGAGACTATGCCACCAACGTAGCCTTTTTGCTCTCCAAGTCTCTTAGGAAAAACCCACAGGAGATTGCTCAAGAGTTGGCGAGCAAGCTCTCAAACCACCTAATGACTGCAGAGGCGGTCAAGGGCTTTGTAAACATAAGGCTTAGCGAGGAGTTTGTGAGGGAAGAGTTCAAAGGGCTTCTCACAAAGGGGCAAGACTACTTCTTTGAGCCTGTGGAAAAGCCTATGTATATTCAAGTGGAGTTTGTAAGTGCCAACCCTACTGGTCCTTTACATGTGGGACATGGAAGGGGTGCGGTAGTAGGCGATGTGCTCTCAAAACTTCTCCAAAGGCTCGGACACAAGGTCCTAAGGGAGTATTACATAAACGATGCGGGCAATCAGGTCTACATGCTTGGGCTTTCGGTCTTGCATAGATACTATGAGCTTTTTGGAAAAGAAGACCCAGAGCTAAGAGAGGTCTTTGAAAGGGAAGGCTATAAGGGCAAATACATAAAAAGGCTTGCCAAAGACCTAAAGGCTTTTTACGGAGAAGAGCTTTTATACCTTGAAAGGGAAAGGGCTATAGACCTTTGTAAAGAGTATGCTCACAAGAGACTTCTTGAGGATATTAAAGAGACCCTTGAGCTTTTGTCTGTGTCCTTTGATAGTTGGTTTAGCGAGAGAAGCCTTTATGAGAGAGGTCTTGTGGAAGAGGTTATGCAAAAGCTAAGGGAAAGGGGCTACATATACGAAAAGGATGGTGCCTTGTGGTTCAAAAGCTCAGATTTTGGAGATGACAAGGATAGGGTGGTTAGAAAGTCCGATGGCTCTTGGACCTACTTTGCCTCGGACATAGCCTATCATTACCAAAAGTTCCAAAGAGGCTTTGACAAGGTTATAAACCTTTGGGGTGCGGACCATCACGGATACGAAAGAAGGCTTATAGGTGCTCTAAAAGCTCTTGATGTTCCAGAGGATTGGCTAAAGGTGGAATTTGTCCAGATGGTAAGGCTCATAAGCGGTGGTCAAGAGGTGCGTATGTCCAAAAGGACTGGCGAGTTTATTACCCTGCAGGAGCTAATAGAAGAGGTGGGAAAGGATGCGGTAAGGTTTGTTTTTCTCACAAGGGACAGCGATACGCCTTTGGACTTTGATATAGACCTTGTAAAGAAGAACACCACAGAAAACCCCGTCTTTTATGTGCAGTATGCTTATGCACGGATAAGGGGAGTCTTTAGAGAGGTCAAGGAAAGGTATGGCATAGACCCAGACAAGGAAAACCTAAGAGAATACCTGCATGGGCTTTCTGAGGAAGACCTTAGACTGACTAAGAAGTGTCTATATCTAAAAGATACCTTTGAGGCGGTAGCCAAGACCTTTTCTCCTCACCTTATAACTTACTCGCTCCTTGAGCTTGCAAAAAGCTTTCATTACTACTATAACCATCACAGAGTAATGGTGGAGGACAGAAACCTTATGCTCTTGAGACTTGCCCTCTTTAAGGGTGTGGAGATAACCCTAAGGACTGCTTTTGAATTGCTGGGAATAGAAGCTCCTGAGAGGATGTAG